Proteins encoded together in one Anguilla anguilla isolate fAngAng1 chromosome 9, fAngAng1.pri, whole genome shotgun sequence window:
- the LOC118234932 gene encoding protein ATP1B4-like, giving the protein MEPNTTAGGADEQLHGDDPANAPGDSEPKVELEMVPASVEEEELEELAQHQPLEREDLDFEKWKPKPKPKKTFSQKINEVKRYLWNPETREFMGRSGKSWSLILLFYSALYIFLAAMFAACMWALMWSINPYAPTYNDRVMPPGMMMSPRGPNGFDISFNASDRNSWAKYVEALEASLNSYDDPIQEQRNIQCTQGAYFMQNDDESVERKACQFKRSWLQKCSGLQDPSFGYSEGKPCILLKMNRILGYLPGDGTPINVTCAAKRGGPENLGDIEFFPESIFNLMYYPYYGKRVHVNYTNPLVAVRFPSVQLDTHVSVQCKLNGKGIINDSPTDRFLGSVTFSLEVGA; this is encoded by the exons CCTGGTGACAGTGAACCAAAGGTTGAGCTGGAGATGGTGCCAGCCTCAGTGGAGGAAGAGGAACTGGAAGAGCTGGCACAGCATCAgcccctggagagagaggaccTCGACTTTGAGAAATGGAAACCTAAACCAAAACCCAAGAAGACCTTCAGCCAAAAGATAAATGAGGTGAAGAGGTACCTGTGGAACCCTGAGACACGAGAGTTCATGGGCCGCTCTGGAAAAAGCTGGA GCCTCATCCTCCTATTCTACTCAGCGCTGTACATCTTCTTGGCGGCCATGTTCGCAGCCTGCATGTGGGCTCTGATGTGGTCCATCAACCCCTATGCCCCCACCTACAACGACAGGGTGATGCCACCAG GTATGATGATGTCACCACGGGGGCCGAACGGATTCGACATCTCCTTCAACGCTTCCGACCGAAACTCCTGGGCTAAATACGTAGAGGCCCTGGAGGCCTCCCTAAATT CGTACGATGACCCCATTCAGGAGCAGCGGAACATTCAATGTACGCAGGGTGCGTACTTCATGCAGAACGACGACGAGAGCGTCGAGCGGAAGGCGTGCCAGTTCAAAAGGTCTTGGCTGCAGAAGTGCTCGGGGCTCCAGGACCCCAGTTTCGGATACTCTGAAGGAAAGCCCTGCATTCTCCTGAAGATGAACCGG ATTCTTGGATACTTACCAGGCGACGGCACTCCAATCAATGTGACCTGTGCAGCTAAG AGAGGAGGGCCAGAAAACCTTGGAGATATTGAGTTCTTCCCCGAAAGCATTTTTAACTTGATGTACTACCCCTACTATGGAAAGAGAGTACAT GTGAACTACACCAACCCCCTGGTAGCTGTGCGCTTCCCCAGCGTGCAGCTGGACACCcatgtcagtgtgcagtgcaaGCTGAATGGCAAGGGCATCATCAATGACTCCCCCACTGACCGATTCCTGGGCAGCGTCACCTTCTCTCTGGAGGTGGGTGCATAG
- the LOC118234930 gene encoding lysosome-associated membrane glycoprotein 2-like isoform X3, producing MSHYAFLVLLLILGSDTLYAVDISGTPDPASVTDPAPVPTGPTTVPAVELTTAASNSTTAPPPEPTTAASNSTTAPAPVPTTAASNSTTAPAPVPTTAASNSTTAPAPVPTTAASNSTTEPPLVPTTAASNSTTAPAPVPTTAASNSTTEPPLAPTTAPTNATTAPPPVPTTAGNGTTAPPPQTTTAAPSPMPAPSVGNYSVRNDVNSTACLMATMGLQISYKDGEVFKTINLDPNVTTATGKCGINGSDASLLLTFDKSAVAFTFSEEGGKFRLHGVSVTLNLDATGTFYSGNANLSLWEGSLGSSYMCRRDQTYNITDVLILRTRDLQVQPYMVENNSYSTAHDCAMDDTSILIPIVVGAALAGLILIVLVAYVIGRRKTYVGYQTL from the exons ATGTCTCACTATGCCTTTCTGGTTTTGCTCCTGATTTTAGGAAGCG ACACTTTGTACGCCGTAGACATAAGTGGCACCCCGGATCCAGCGTCTGTGACTGACCCAGCTCCGGTACCAACAGGCCCCACCACAGTGCCAGCAGTTGAGCTGACCACCGCAGCGTCAAACAGCACCACAGCGCCACCACCTGAGCCAACCACCGCGGCATCAAACAGCACCACGGCACCAGCACCTGTGCCGACCACCGCGGCATCAAACAGCACCACGGCACCAGCACCTGTGCCGACCACCGCAGCGTCAAACAGCACCACGGCACCAGCACCTGTGCCGACCACCGCAGCGTCAAACAGCACCACAGAGCCACCACTTGTGCCGACCACTGCAGCCTCAAACAGCACCACGGCACCAGCACCTGTGCCGACCACCGCAGCGTCAAACAGCACCACAGAGCCACCACTTGCTCCGACCACCGCGCCAACAAACGCCACCACTGCGCCACCACCTGTGCCGACCACTGCAGGGAATGGCACAACCGCACCGCCACCACAGACGACCACAGCTGCACCATCTCCCATGCCTGCGCCTTCCGTCGGGAACTACAGCGTTCGGAATGATGTGAACAGCACCGCCTGCCTGATGGCCACCATGGGACTGCAGATCAGCTACAAGGATGGCGAG GTTTTTAAGACCATAAACCTGGATCCCAACGTCACCACAGCCACAGGAAAGTGCGGAATTAACGGAAGCGACGCCTCTCTGCTGCTGACGTTTGACAAATCAGCTGTTGCATTCACATTCAGCGAG gaagggggaaaattcCGCTTGCATGGCGTGAGCGTCACCCTCAACCTGGATGCTACTG GCACCTTCTACTCAGGCAACGCTAACCTGTCCCTGTGGGAGGGGTCCTTGGGCAGCTCCTACATGTGCAGAAGAGATCAGACCTACAACATCACAGATGTCCTCATCCTCCGCACCAGGGACCTGCAGGTGCAGCCCTATATGGTGGAGAATAACAGCTACTCCACAG CTCATGATTGTGCAATGGATGACACCAGCATCTTAATCCCAATAGTTGTGGGTGCGGCTTTGGCTGGCTTGATTCTCATTGTATTGGTTGCTTATGTGATTGGTAGAAGAAAGACCTACGTTGGCTATCAAACCCTTTAA
- the LOC118234930 gene encoding lysosome-associated membrane glycoprotein 2-like isoform X2 yields MSHYAFLVLLLILGSDTLYAVDISGTPDPASVTDPAPVPTGPTTVPAVELTTAASNSTTAPPPEPTTAASNSTTAPAPVPTTAASNSTTAPAPVPTTAASNSTTAPAPVPTTAASNSTTEPPLVPTTAASNSTTAPAPVPTTAASNSTTEPPLAPTTAPTNATTAPPPVPTTAGNGTTAPPPQTTTAAPSPMPAPSVGNYSVRNDVNSTACLMATMGLQISYKDGEVFKTINLDPNVTTATGKCGINGSDASLLLTFDKSAVAFTFSEEGGKFRLHGVSVTLNLDATGTFYSGNANLSLWEGSLGSSYMCRRDQTYNITDVLILRTRDLQVQPYMVENNSYSTAEECFLDSDLTFLVPIAVGVALSFLIILVLISYLIGRRKSRTGYQSV; encoded by the exons ATGTCTCACTATGCCTTTCTGGTTTTGCTCCTGATTTTAGGAAGCG ACACTTTGTACGCCGTAGACATAAGTGGCACCCCGGATCCAGCGTCTGTGACTGACCCAGCTCCGGTACCAACAGGCCCCACCACAGTGCCAGCAGTTGAGCTGACCACCGCAGCGTCAAACAGCACCACAGCGCCACCACCTGAGCCAACCACCGCGGCATCAAACAGCACCACGGCACCAGCACCTGTGCCGACCACCGCGGCATCAAACAGCACCACGGCACCAGCACCTGTGCCGACCACCGCAGCGTCAAACAGCACCACGGCACCAGCACCTGTGCCGACCACCGCAGCGTCAAACAGCACCACAGAGCCACCACTTGTGCCGACCACTGCAGCCTCAAACAGCACCACGGCACCAGCACCTGTGCCGACCACCGCAGCGTCAAACAGCACCACAGAGCCACCACTTGCTCCGACCACCGCGCCAACAAACGCCACCACTGCGCCACCACCTGTGCCGACCACTGCAGGGAATGGCACAACCGCACCGCCACCACAGACGACCACAGCTGCACCATCTCCCATGCCTGCGCCTTCCGTCGGGAACTACAGCGTTCGGAATGATGTGAACAGCACCGCCTGCCTGATGGCCACCATGGGACTGCAGATCAGCTACAAGGATGGCGAG GTTTTTAAGACCATAAACCTGGATCCCAACGTCACCACAGCCACAGGAAAGTGCGGAATTAACGGAAGCGACGCCTCTCTGCTGCTGACGTTTGACAAATCAGCTGTTGCATTCACATTCAGCGAG gaagggggaaaattcCGCTTGCATGGCGTGAGCGTCACCCTCAACCTGGATGCTACTG GCACCTTCTACTCAGGCAACGCTAACCTGTCCCTGTGGGAGGGGTCCTTGGGCAGCTCCTACATGTGCAGAAGAGATCAGACCTACAACATCACAGATGTCCTCATCCTCCGCACCAGGGACCTGCAGGTGCAGCCCTATATGGTGGAGAATAACAGCTACTCCACAG CCGAGGAGTGCTTCCTGGACTCTGATTTGACCTTTCTGGTGCCTAtcgctgtgggcgtggctttgTCCTTCCTAATCATCCTTGTGCTTATCTCTTACCTGATTGGGAGGAGGAAGAGTCGCACTGGCTACCAGTCTGTATAG
- the LOC118234930 gene encoding lysosome-associated membrane glycoprotein 2-like isoform X1, with translation MSHYAFLVLLLILGSDTLYAVDISGTPDPASVTDPAPVPTGPTTVPAVELTTAASNSTTAPPPEPTTAASNSTTAPAPVPTTAASNSTTAPAPVPTTAASNSTTAPAPVPTTAASNSTTEPPLVPTTAASNSTTAPAPVPTTAASNSTTEPPLAPTTAPTNATTAPPPVPTTAGNGTTAPPPQTTTAAPSPMPAPSVGNYSVRNDVNSTACLMATMGLQISYKDGEVFKTINLDPNVTTATGKCGINGSDASLLLTFDKSAVAFTFSEEGGKFRLHGVSVTLNLDATGTFYSGNANLSLWEGSLGSSYMCRRDQTYNITDVLILRTRDLQVQPYMVENNSYSTAEDCPADADESFIVPLIVGASLGVLTLIVLVAYLVGRSRSQNNGYQSL, from the exons ATGTCTCACTATGCCTTTCTGGTTTTGCTCCTGATTTTAGGAAGCG ACACTTTGTACGCCGTAGACATAAGTGGCACCCCGGATCCAGCGTCTGTGACTGACCCAGCTCCGGTACCAACAGGCCCCACCACAGTGCCAGCAGTTGAGCTGACCACCGCAGCGTCAAACAGCACCACAGCGCCACCACCTGAGCCAACCACCGCGGCATCAAACAGCACCACGGCACCAGCACCTGTGCCGACCACCGCGGCATCAAACAGCACCACGGCACCAGCACCTGTGCCGACCACCGCAGCGTCAAACAGCACCACGGCACCAGCACCTGTGCCGACCACCGCAGCGTCAAACAGCACCACAGAGCCACCACTTGTGCCGACCACTGCAGCCTCAAACAGCACCACGGCACCAGCACCTGTGCCGACCACCGCAGCGTCAAACAGCACCACAGAGCCACCACTTGCTCCGACCACCGCGCCAACAAACGCCACCACTGCGCCACCACCTGTGCCGACCACTGCAGGGAATGGCACAACCGCACCGCCACCACAGACGACCACAGCTGCACCATCTCCCATGCCTGCGCCTTCCGTCGGGAACTACAGCGTTCGGAATGATGTGAACAGCACCGCCTGCCTGATGGCCACCATGGGACTGCAGATCAGCTACAAGGATGGCGAG GTTTTTAAGACCATAAACCTGGATCCCAACGTCACCACAGCCACAGGAAAGTGCGGAATTAACGGAAGCGACGCCTCTCTGCTGCTGACGTTTGACAAATCAGCTGTTGCATTCACATTCAGCGAG gaagggggaaaattcCGCTTGCATGGCGTGAGCGTCACCCTCAACCTGGATGCTACTG GCACCTTCTACTCAGGCAACGCTAACCTGTCCCTGTGGGAGGGGTCCTTGGGCAGCTCCTACATGTGCAGAAGAGATCAGACCTACAACATCACAGATGTCCTCATCCTCCGCACCAGGGACCTGCAGGTGCAGCCCTATATGGTGGAGAATAACAGCTACTCCACAG CTGAGGATTGCCCAGCAGATGCAGATGAAAGCTTCATTGTCCCCCTAATTGTGGGAGCTTCCCTCGGTGTTCTGACTCTTATTGTGTTGGTGGCCTATTTGGTTGGAAGAAGCAGAAGCCAGAACAATGGATACCAGTCATTATAA